In Streptomyces alboniger, the following are encoded in one genomic region:
- a CDS encoding carbohydrate ABC transporter permease: MKDTLVGGGSGAPVRRDPPRPDGAAEAARRRKKLITLTRPWLLLAPSLVVLAGLLLWPLIQVGKLSLQDYEVKFGGGVGTFTGFDHYRDLLTGDLLWQTVLPNTVFFAAACVGLTVALGTLVALLLNRLGPTWRLICSIAILAAWAMPAVTGTYVWIWLFQPQDGMASQIAGSLGLIDPETTNWFTERGPFYAIATLNVIHHGFPFVAITVLAGLMTIPKELYEAGELDGANAWQRFWNITVPTIKPVFLVVTILSTIWDFKVFTQIYLMPGGDGSNPEVYNLGVYSYIEAFAKNDYGAGAAAAVLLTVLLLVITIVYIRTLFRQGEEDL; the protein is encoded by the coding sequence GTGAAGGACACGCTCGTCGGCGGCGGATCGGGGGCCCCGGTCCGCCGCGACCCCCCGCGGCCCGACGGCGCCGCCGAGGCCGCCCGCCGCCGCAAGAAACTGATCACCCTCACCCGCCCCTGGCTCCTCCTCGCCCCCTCCCTCGTGGTCCTCGCCGGCCTCCTGCTCTGGCCGCTGATCCAGGTCGGCAAGCTCTCCCTCCAGGACTACGAGGTCAAATTCGGCGGCGGAGTCGGCACGTTCACCGGCTTCGACCACTACAGGGACCTGCTCACCGGTGACCTGCTGTGGCAGACCGTCCTGCCCAACACCGTCTTCTTCGCCGCCGCCTGCGTCGGCCTGACCGTCGCCCTCGGCACCCTCGTGGCGCTGCTCCTCAACCGCCTCGGCCCCACCTGGCGGCTGATCTGCTCGATCGCGATCCTCGCCGCCTGGGCCATGCCCGCGGTGACAGGAACGTACGTATGGATCTGGCTCTTCCAGCCGCAGGACGGCATGGCGAGCCAGATCGCGGGCTCGCTCGGCCTGATCGACCCGGAGACCACCAACTGGTTCACCGAGCGCGGCCCCTTCTACGCCATCGCCACCCTCAACGTCATCCACCACGGCTTCCCCTTCGTCGCCATCACCGTGCTCGCGGGACTCATGACGATCCCCAAGGAGCTGTACGAGGCGGGGGAGCTGGACGGCGCGAACGCCTGGCAGCGGTTCTGGAACATCACCGTGCCGACGATCAAGCCCGTCTTCCTCGTGGTGACCATCCTCTCCACCATCTGGGACTTCAAGGTCTTCACCCAGATCTATCTGATGCCGGGCGGCGACGGCTCCAACCCGGAGGTCTACAACCTCGGCGTCTACTCCTACATCGAGGCGTTCGCCAAGAACGACTACGGCGCGGGCGCGGCCGCCGCGGTCCTGCTGACCGTGCTGCTCCTCGTCATCACCATCGTCTACATCCGGACGCTGTTCAGGCAGGGGGAGGAGGACCTGTGA
- the gltB gene encoding glutamate synthase large subunit has protein sequence MYDPRNEHDACGVGFVATLTGVASHDLVEQALTVLRNLEHRGATGSEPDSGDGAGILLQVPDAFLREVAGFELPAAGAYAVGIAFLPVDTAGTTDAAVSQIETIASEEGLTVLGWRDVPVAPELLGATARSTMPVFRQIFVADGESTGLELDRKAFMLRKRAEREAGTYFPSLSARTIVYKGMLTTGQLEPFFPDLSDRRFATAVALVHSRFSTNTFPSWPLAHPYRFVAHNGEINTVKGNRNWMRARESQLASDLFGGQEKLDRIFPICTPDASDSASFDEVLELLHLGGRSLPHSVLMMIPEAWENHASMDPARRAFYQYHSTMMEPWDGPACVTFTDGTQVGAVLDRNGLRPGRYWVTDDGLVVLGSEVGVLDIDPAKVVRKGRLQPGRMFLVDTAEHRIVEDDEIKAALAAENPYQEWLETGEIELSDLPEREHIVHTHASVTRRQQTFGYTEEELRIILAPMAKTGGEPLGSMGTDTPIAALSERPRLIFDYFTQLFAQVTNPPLDAIREELVTSLHSSLGPQGNLLEPTAASCRSVTLPFPVIDNDELAKLIHINADGDMPGMKAATLSGLYRVSGGGDALAARIDEICAEADAAIEAGARLIVLSDRHSDAEHAPIPSLLLTSAVHHHLIRTKQRTQVGLLVEAGDVREVHHVALLIGYGAAAVNPYLAMESVEDLVRAGTFLHADEDGGAEQAIRNLIYALGKGVLKVMSKMGISTVASYRGAQVFEAIGLDQAFVERYFSGTTTKIGGAGLDVIAQEVAARHAKAYPASGVPSAHRALDIGGEYQWRREGEPHLFDPETVFRLQHSTRSRRYDIFKQYTGRVNEQSERLMTLRGLFGFKSNRPSIPIDEVEPASEIVKRFSTGAMSYGSISREAHETLAIAMNQLGGKSNTGEGGEDPDRLYDPARRSSIKQVASGRFGVTSEYLVNADDIQIKMAQGAKPGEGGQLPGHKVYPWVAKTRHSTPGVGLISPPPHHDIYSIEDLAQLIHDLKNANPAARIHVKLVSEVGVGTVAAGVSKAHADVVLISGHDGGTGASPLTSLKHAGGPWELGLAETQQTLLLNGLRDRIVVQTDGQLKTGRDVIIAALLGAEEFGFATAPLVVSGCVMMRVCHLDTCPVGIATQNPALRDRFSGKAEYVVNFFEFIAEEVRELLAELGFRSIEEAVGHAELLDTEKAVKHWKAQGLDLEPLFHVPALASGAVRHQVTVQDHGLEKALDNELIKLSADALAASSATDAQPVRAQVAIRNINRTVGTMLGHEVTKKFGGAGLPDDTIDITFTGSAGQSFGAFVPRGVTLRLEGDANDYVGKGLSGGRIVVRPDRGADHLAEYSTIAGNTIAYGATGGELFLRGRTGERFCVRNSGATVVSEGVGDHGCEYMTGGHAVILGETGRNFAAGMSGGIAYVIDLDRDNVNAGNLGAVEELSDSDKQWLHDVVRRHQEETGSTVAEKLLAEWDVAAGRFSKIIPSTYKAVLAAKDAAERAGLSETEITEKMMEAATNG, from the coding sequence ATGTACGACCCCCGTAACGAACACGACGCCTGCGGTGTCGGGTTCGTGGCCACCCTGACCGGTGTTGCCAGCCATGACCTGGTCGAACAGGCGCTTACGGTACTGCGCAACCTCGAACACCGCGGCGCCACCGGCTCCGAGCCCGACTCGGGTGACGGCGCCGGCATCCTGCTCCAGGTGCCCGACGCGTTCCTGCGCGAGGTGGCCGGATTCGAGCTGCCCGCGGCCGGCGCCTACGCCGTCGGCATCGCCTTCCTGCCCGTCGACACCGCCGGCACCACCGATGCCGCCGTCTCACAGATCGAGACGATCGCCTCCGAAGAGGGCCTGACCGTCCTCGGCTGGCGCGACGTGCCCGTCGCCCCCGAGCTGCTCGGCGCCACCGCCCGCTCGACGATGCCGGTCTTCCGGCAGATCTTCGTGGCCGACGGCGAGAGCACCGGCCTGGAGTTGGACCGCAAGGCGTTCATGCTGCGCAAGCGCGCCGAGCGCGAGGCAGGGACGTACTTCCCCTCGCTCTCCGCCCGCACGATCGTCTACAAGGGCATGCTGACCACCGGCCAGCTGGAGCCGTTCTTCCCCGACCTGTCCGACCGCCGCTTCGCCACGGCCGTCGCGCTCGTCCACTCCCGCTTCTCGACGAACACGTTCCCGAGCTGGCCGCTCGCACACCCCTACCGCTTCGTCGCGCACAACGGCGAGATCAACACCGTCAAGGGCAACCGCAACTGGATGCGCGCCCGCGAGTCGCAGCTCGCCTCGGACCTCTTCGGGGGCCAGGAGAAGCTCGACCGGATCTTCCCGATCTGCACGCCCGACGCCTCCGACTCCGCCTCCTTCGACGAGGTCCTCGAACTCCTGCACCTCGGCGGACGCTCGCTGCCCCACTCCGTGCTGATGATGATCCCGGAGGCCTGGGAGAACCACGCCTCCATGGACCCGGCCCGGCGCGCCTTCTACCAGTACCACTCCACGATGATGGAGCCCTGGGACGGCCCGGCCTGCGTCACCTTCACCGACGGCACCCAGGTCGGCGCGGTCCTCGACCGCAACGGCCTGCGCCCGGGACGCTACTGGGTGACCGACGACGGCCTCGTCGTCCTCGGCTCCGAGGTCGGCGTCCTCGACATCGACCCCGCGAAGGTCGTCCGCAAGGGCCGCCTCCAGCCCGGCCGGATGTTCCTCGTCGACACCGCCGAGCACCGCATCGTCGAGGACGACGAGATCAAGGCCGCGCTCGCCGCCGAGAACCCGTACCAGGAGTGGCTGGAAACCGGCGAGATCGAGCTGTCCGACCTGCCCGAGCGCGAGCACATCGTGCACACCCACGCCTCCGTCACGCGCCGCCAGCAGACCTTCGGCTACACCGAGGAAGAGCTGCGCATCATCCTCGCGCCGATGGCGAAGACCGGCGGTGAGCCCCTCGGCTCCATGGGCACCGACACCCCCATCGCGGCCCTCTCCGAGCGCCCGCGCCTGATCTTCGACTACTTCACGCAGCTGTTCGCGCAGGTCACCAACCCGCCGCTGGACGCCATCCGCGAAGAACTGGTCACCTCGCTGCACTCCTCCCTCGGCCCGCAGGGCAACCTCCTGGAGCCGACCGCCGCGTCCTGTCGAAGCGTCACCCTGCCCTTCCCGGTGATCGACAACGACGAGCTGGCCAAGCTCATCCACATCAACGCCGACGGCGACATGCCCGGCATGAAGGCCGCGACCCTTTCCGGCCTCTACCGCGTCAGCGGCGGCGGCGACGCGCTCGCCGCCCGCATCGACGAGATCTGCGCCGAGGCCGACGCCGCCATCGAGGCCGGCGCCCGCCTGATCGTGCTCTCCGACCGGCACTCCGACGCCGAGCACGCGCCGATCCCCTCCCTGCTGCTCACCTCGGCCGTCCACCACCACCTCATCCGCACCAAGCAGCGCACCCAGGTGGGCCTGCTGGTCGAGGCGGGCGACGTCCGCGAGGTCCACCACGTGGCCCTCCTCATCGGCTACGGCGCCGCGGCCGTCAACCCGTACCTGGCGATGGAGTCCGTCGAGGACCTCGTCCGTGCAGGGACGTTCCTGCACGCCGATGAGGACGGCGGGGCCGAGCAGGCCATCCGCAACCTCATCTACGCCCTCGGCAAGGGCGTCCTGAAGGTCATGTCCAAGATGGGCATCTCGACCGTCGCCTCCTACCGCGGCGCCCAGGTCTTCGAGGCCATCGGACTCGACCAGGCCTTCGTCGAGCGGTACTTCAGCGGTACGACGACGAAGATCGGCGGCGCCGGACTCGACGTCATCGCCCAGGAGGTCGCCGCCCGGCACGCCAAGGCCTACCCGGCCTCCGGCGTCCCCTCGGCGCACCGCGCCCTCGACATAGGGGGCGAGTACCAGTGGCGCCGCGAGGGCGAGCCGCACCTGTTCGACCCCGAGACGGTCTTCCGCCTCCAGCACTCCACGCGCAGCCGCCGCTACGACATCTTCAAGCAGTACACGGGCCGCGTGAACGAGCAGTCCGAGCGGCTGATGACGCTGCGCGGCCTCTTCGGCTTCAAGTCGAACCGCCCGTCGATCCCCATCGACGAGGTCGAGCCCGCCTCCGAGATCGTCAAGCGGTTCTCCACCGGCGCCATGTCGTACGGCTCGATCTCCCGCGAGGCGCACGAGACCCTCGCCATCGCCATGAACCAGCTGGGCGGCAAGTCCAACACCGGCGAGGGCGGCGAGGACCCCGACCGCCTCTACGACCCCGCGCGCCGCTCCTCCATCAAGCAGGTCGCCTCCGGCCGCTTCGGCGTGACCAGCGAATACCTCGTCAACGCCGACGACATCCAGATCAAGATGGCCCAGGGCGCCAAGCCCGGCGAGGGCGGCCAGCTGCCCGGCCACAAGGTCTACCCGTGGGTCGCCAAGACGCGTCACTCGACGCCCGGCGTCGGCCTCATCTCGCCGCCGCCGCACCACGACATCTACTCCATCGAAGACCTCGCCCAGCTGATCCACGACCTCAAGAACGCCAACCCGGCCGCCCGCATCCACGTCAAGCTGGTCTCCGAGGTCGGCGTCGGCACGGTCGCCGCGGGCGTCTCCAAGGCACACGCGGACGTCGTCCTCATCTCCGGGCACGACGGCGGCACCGGCGCCTCCCCCCTGACGTCGTTGAAGCACGCGGGCGGCCCCTGGGAGCTGGGCCTCGCCGAGACCCAGCAGACCCTGCTGCTCAACGGCCTGCGCGACCGCATCGTCGTCCAGACCGACGGCCAGCTGAAGACCGGCCGCGACGTGATCATCGCCGCGCTGCTCGGCGCCGAGGAGTTCGGTTTCGCGACCGCGCCGCTCGTCGTCTCCGGCTGCGTCATGATGCGCGTCTGCCACCTGGACACCTGCCCGGTCGGCATCGCCACGCAGAACCCGGCGCTGCGCGATCGCTTCTCGGGCAAGGCCGAGTACGTCGTGAACTTCTTCGAGTTCATCGCCGAGGAGGTCCGCGAACTCCTCGCCGAGCTGGGCTTCCGCTCCATCGAGGAGGCCGTCGGCCACGCCGAACTCCTCGACACCGAGAAGGCCGTCAAGCACTGGAAGGCGCAGGGCCTGGACCTGGAGCCGCTCTTCCACGTGCCCGCGCTGGCGTCCGGCGCCGTGCGCCACCAGGTCACCGTGCAGGACCACGGCCTGGAGAAGGCGCTCGACAACGAACTGATCAAGCTCTCCGCCGACGCGCTCGCCGCCTCCAGCGCCACCGACGCACAGCCCGTGCGCGCCCAGGTCGCCATCCGCAACATCAACCGCACGGTCGGCACCATGCTCGGCCACGAGGTGACGAAGAAGTTCGGCGGCGCGGGTCTGCCCGACGACACCATCGACATCACCTTCACCGGCTCGGCGGGCCAGTCGTTCGGCGCGTTCGTGCCGCGCGGTGTCACCCTGCGCCTGGAGGGCGACGCCAACGACTACGTCGGCAAGGGTCTGTCCGGCGGCCGCATCGTCGTCCGTCCGGACCGGGGCGCCGACCACCTCGCCGAGTACTCGACGATCGCGGGCAACACCATCGCGTACGGCGCGACCGGCGGCGAGCTGTTCCTGCGCGGCCGCACCGGCGAGCGCTTCTGCGTGCGCAACTCGGGGGCGACCGTGGTCTCCGAGGGTGTGGGCGACCACGGTTGCGAGTACATGACCGGCGGCCACGCCGTGATCCTCGGCGAGACCGGGCGCAACTTCGCGGCCGGCATGTCCGGCGGCATCGCGTACGTCATCGACCTGGACCGCGACAACGTGAACGCGGGCAACCTCGGCGCCGTCGAGGAGCTGTCCGACTCCGACAAGCAGTGGCTGCACGACGTGGTGCGCCGCCACCAGGAGGAGACGGGCTCGACCGTCGCCGAGAAGCTCCTCGCCGAGTGGGACGTGGCCGCGGGCCGCTTCAGCAAGATCATCCCCAGCACGTACAAGGCAGTGCTCGCCGCCAAGGACGCCGCCGAGCGAGCCGGTCTCTCCGAGACCGAGATCACCGAGAAGATGATGGAGGCGGCGACCAATGGCTGA
- a CDS encoding glutamate synthase subunit beta → MADPKGFLNHGREVAKTRPVGERVRDWNEVYVPGSLLPIISKQASRCMDCGIPFCHNGCPLGNLIPEWNDYAYREDWSAAQERLHATNNFPEFTGRLCPAPCESACVLGINQPAVTIKNVEVSIIDQAWDRGDVAPQAPERLSGKTVAVIGSGPAGLAAAQQLTRAGHTVAVYERADRIGGLLRYGIPEFKMEKRHINRRIEQMRAEGTKFRTGVEIGRDIDAMKLRKRYDAVVIAAGATISRDLPVPGRDLNGIHFAMEYLPLANKVQEGDFVAPPITAEGKHVVVIGGGDTGADCVGTAHRQGAASVTQLEIMPKPGEDRAPHQPWPTFPMLYKVTSAHEEGGERVYSVSTTHFEGDEDGNVQFLHLVEVEFIDGKLTQKPGTERKLPAQLVTLAMGFTGTDRENGLVDQFALELDERGNVARDADFQTNVPGVFVAGDAGRGQSLIVWAIAEGRSAARGVDRFLTGASDLPAPIRPTDRALMA, encoded by the coding sequence ATGGCTGATCCCAAGGGCTTTCTGAACCACGGCCGCGAGGTCGCCAAGACCCGCCCGGTCGGCGAGCGCGTCCGCGACTGGAACGAGGTCTACGTCCCCGGTTCGCTCCTCCCGATCATCTCCAAGCAGGCCTCGCGCTGCATGGACTGCGGCATTCCGTTCTGCCACAACGGCTGTCCGCTCGGGAACCTCATCCCGGAGTGGAACGACTACGCGTACCGCGAGGACTGGTCCGCCGCCCAGGAGCGGCTGCACGCCACCAACAACTTCCCGGAGTTCACGGGCCGCCTGTGCCCGGCCCCGTGCGAGTCGGCGTGCGTGCTCGGCATCAACCAGCCCGCCGTCACCATCAAGAACGTCGAGGTCTCGATCATCGACCAGGCGTGGGACCGCGGCGATGTCGCGCCCCAGGCCCCGGAGCGCCTCTCCGGCAAGACGGTCGCGGTCATCGGCTCGGGCCCGGCGGGCCTCGCCGCCGCCCAGCAGCTGACCCGCGCCGGTCACACGGTCGCCGTCTACGAGCGCGCCGACCGCATCGGCGGACTGCTGCGCTACGGCATCCCCGAGTTCAAGATGGAGAAGCGGCACATCAACCGCCGTATCGAGCAGATGCGCGCGGAGGGCACCAAGTTCCGTACCGGCGTGGAGATCGGCCGGGACATCGACGCGATGAAGCTGCGCAAGCGGTACGACGCCGTGGTCATCGCCGCCGGTGCCACCATCTCCCGCGACCTGCCCGTCCCGGGCCGCGACCTGAACGGCATCCACTTCGCCATGGAGTACCTGCCGCTCGCCAACAAGGTGCAGGAGGGCGACTTCGTGGCGCCCCCCATCACCGCCGAGGGCAAGCACGTCGTCGTCATCGGCGGCGGCGACACCGGCGCGGACTGCGTCGGCACCGCCCACCGCCAGGGCGCGGCCTCGGTCACCCAGCTGGAGATCATGCCGAAGCCGGGCGAGGACCGGGCGCCGCACCAGCCGTGGCCGACCTTCCCCATGCTGTACAAGGTCACCTCCGCGCACGAGGAGGGCGGCGAGCGGGTCTACTCCGTCTCGACCACGCACTTCGAGGGCGACGAGGACGGCAACGTCCAGTTCCTGCACCTCGTCGAGGTCGAGTTCATCGACGGCAAGCTGACCCAGAAGCCGGGCACCGAGCGCAAGCTCCCCGCCCAGCTGGTCACCCTCGCGATGGGCTTCACCGGCACCGACCGGGAGAACGGCCTGGTGGACCAGTTCGCCCTGGAACTGGACGAGCGCGGCAACGTGGCGCGCGACGCCGACTTCCAGACCAACGTCCCCGGCGTCTTCGTCGCCGGTGACGCGGGACGCGGCCAGTCGCTCATCGTCTGGGCGATCGCGGAGGGCCGTTCGGCGGCCCGCGGTGTTGACCGCTTCCTCACCGGTGCGAGTGATCTTCCGGCCCCGATCCGCCCGACGGACCGCGCCTTGATGGCCTAG
- a CDS encoding carbohydrate ABC transporter permease has translation MTARHRTTLARRVGLPVAVVALLVFTLFPVYWMVSTALDPKALTRGSDVLPSGLSLEHFEFVFDKGDFGTYLLNSALVGLATIVAAGVLSLFAAIAVARFKFRFRTSVLIMILIVQMVPLEALVIPLFIQMRDYDMLNSLLGLSIVYIALSLPFAIWTLRGFVATVPKEVEEAAYIDGASWPRMFWSVLLPLVAPGLVATSIFAFITAWNEFVFAYTFMKSSDKYTAAVGIYQFFGENSTSWGPVMASSTLVTVPVMIFFVIVHRKLGSGLAAGAVKG, from the coding sequence GTGACGGCCCGCCACCGCACCACCCTCGCGCGTCGCGTCGGCCTTCCGGTCGCGGTCGTCGCGCTCCTCGTCTTCACGCTCTTCCCCGTCTACTGGATGGTCTCCACCGCGCTCGACCCGAAGGCGCTCACCCGCGGCTCGGACGTGCTGCCCAGCGGCCTCAGCCTCGAACACTTCGAGTTCGTCTTCGACAAGGGCGACTTCGGTACGTACCTGCTGAACTCGGCGCTCGTCGGGCTCGCCACCATCGTCGCGGCCGGGGTGCTCTCGCTCTTCGCGGCCATCGCCGTGGCCCGCTTCAAGTTCCGCTTCCGCACCTCCGTACTGATCATGATCCTGATCGTGCAGATGGTGCCGCTGGAGGCCCTGGTCATCCCGCTCTTCATCCAGATGCGGGACTACGACATGCTCAACTCCCTGCTCGGGCTGAGCATCGTCTACATCGCCCTCTCGCTGCCCTTCGCGATCTGGACGCTGCGCGGCTTCGTCGCGACCGTGCCCAAGGAGGTCGAGGAGGCCGCGTACATCGACGGGGCGTCCTGGCCGCGGATGTTCTGGTCCGTGCTGCTGCCGCTGGTCGCGCCGGGCCTCGTCGCCACCTCGATCTTCGCCTTCATCACGGCGTGGAACGAGTTCGTCTTCGCCTACACCTTCATGAAGAGCAGCGACAAGTACACGGCGGCCGTGGGCATCTACCAGTTCTTCGGGGAGAACTCGACGTCCTGGGGCCCGGTCATGGCCAGCTCCACGCTGGTCACGGTGCCGGTGATGATCTTCTTCGTGATCGTGCACCGGAAGCTGGGCTCGGGCCTGGCGGCGGGCGCGGTCAAGGGCTGA
- a CDS encoding VIT1/CCC1 transporter family protein — protein MAIIETEAALHEAHRDNHTHRDVNGGWLRPAVFGAMDGLVSNLALMTGVAGGSVSQQAIVITGLAGLAAGAFSMAAGEYTSVASQRELVQAELDIERRELRKHPMDEERELAELYVSRGVEPELAREVARQLSKDPEQALEIHAREELGIDPGDLPSPAVAAVSSFGAFALGALLPVLPYLFGATVLWPALLLSLIGLFACGAVVAKVTARSWWFSGLRQLALGGAAAGVTYALGSLFGTAVG, from the coding sequence ATGGCGATCATCGAGACCGAAGCGGCGCTGCACGAGGCGCATCGCGACAACCACACCCACCGTGATGTCAACGGCGGCTGGCTGCGTCCCGCCGTCTTCGGCGCGATGGACGGCCTCGTGTCCAACCTGGCGCTGATGACGGGTGTCGCGGGCGGCTCGGTCTCGCAGCAGGCCATCGTCATCACCGGTCTCGCGGGACTCGCCGCGGGCGCCTTCTCCATGGCGGCGGGCGAGTACACCTCCGTCGCCTCGCAGCGCGAGCTGGTCCAGGCCGAACTGGACATCGAGCGGCGGGAGTTGCGCAAGCACCCCATGGACGAGGAGCGGGAGCTGGCCGAGCTGTACGTGTCGCGGGGCGTCGAGCCGGAGCTGGCCCGCGAGGTCGCCCGGCAGCTGTCCAAGGACCCCGAGCAGGCCCTGGAGATCCACGCCCGCGAGGAGCTGGGCATCGACCCGGGCGACCTGCCGTCGCCCGCCGTCGCCGCGGTGTCGTCCTTCGGCGCGTTCGCGCTGGGCGCCCTGCTCCCCGTACTGCCGTACCTGTTCGGTGCCACCGTGCTGTGGCCCGCCCTGCTGCTCTCGCTCATCGGGCTCTTCGCCTGCGGCGCGGTGGTCGCGAAGGTGACCGCGCGCTCGTGGTGGTTCAGCGGTCTGCGGCAGCTCGCGCTCGGTGGGGCGGCGGCCGGTGTGACGTACGCCCTGGGCAGCCTGTTCGGTACGGCCGTAGGATGA
- a CDS encoding sugar ABC transporter substrate-binding protein: MKRRVIAAVAVAMSLGLTATACGGDDGDDGGKATDGKGKTLTVWIMEGTNPDARPFFKEAGDAFEKKTGAKIKVEYQQWATAQKKFTTAIEGGAEQVPDVAEVGTTWVPQFAKTEALVDVTDEVKKSGLGDDLVEGLKDAGTLDGKQYGMPWYAGVRSIVYRKDLFAKHDIKPPTTWKELRTAARTLKEKEPNLVAFPVAGGAEMFAAPFVWGAGGELATESGGKWKSGINSPEAVKGIEFYTDLATKDKVSPAKVSTWTEKEVGEAWNKSEIGMSIGGNWTPKAIVDKNPSLKGKLGAVPIPGENGGMSKSFLGGSYLSTFDTDKKELAWEFVKMLTTGEFAAKWAEQTNYFPGQNSELQKIAAKKDPLVEPFAKQMLEAGATVPKTTAYGEIQASKVIPGMVQSILTGKASVQDAADKAAKDMDAIFAKDK; the protein is encoded by the coding sequence ATGAAGCGACGGGTCATCGCGGCTGTTGCTGTCGCCATGAGTCTCGGACTGACCGCCACGGCGTGCGGCGGCGATGACGGGGACGACGGCGGCAAGGCCACCGACGGCAAGGGCAAGACCCTCACCGTATGGATCATGGAGGGCACCAACCCCGACGCGCGGCCCTTCTTCAAGGAGGCCGGGGACGCCTTCGAGAAGAAGACCGGCGCCAAGATCAAGGTCGAGTACCAGCAGTGGGCCACCGCCCAGAAGAAGTTCACGACCGCCATCGAGGGCGGCGCTGAGCAGGTGCCCGACGTGGCGGAGGTCGGCACCACCTGGGTGCCGCAGTTCGCCAAGACCGAAGCGCTCGTCGACGTCACCGACGAGGTGAAGAAGTCGGGTCTCGGCGACGACCTGGTCGAGGGCCTGAAGGACGCGGGCACGCTCGACGGCAAGCAGTACGGCATGCCCTGGTACGCGGGCGTCCGCTCCATCGTCTACCGCAAGGACCTCTTCGCCAAGCACGACATCAAGCCCCCGACCACGTGGAAGGAGCTGCGGACGGCCGCGAGGACGCTCAAGGAGAAGGAGCCGAACCTGGTCGCCTTCCCCGTGGCGGGCGGCGCGGAGATGTTCGCGGCCCCCTTCGTGTGGGGCGCGGGCGGCGAACTGGCCACCGAGTCCGGCGGGAAGTGGAAGTCCGGCATCAACTCGCCCGAGGCCGTCAAGGGCATCGAGTTCTACACGGACCTCGCCACCAAGGACAAGGTCTCCCCGGCCAAGGTCAGCACCTGGACGGAGAAGGAGGTCGGCGAGGCCTGGAACAAGAGCGAGATCGGGATGTCCATCGGCGGCAACTGGACCCCGAAGGCGATCGTCGACAAGAACCCGTCCCTCAAGGGCAAGCTCGGCGCCGTGCCGATCCCGGGCGAGAACGGCGGCATGAGCAAGTCCTTCCTCGGCGGCTCCTACCTGTCCACGTTCGACACGGACAAGAAGGAACTCGCCTGGGAGTTCGTGAAGATGCTGACCACCGGCGAGTTCGCCGCCAAGTGGGCCGAGCAGACCAACTACTTCCCCGGCCAGAACTCCGAGCTTCAGAAGATCGCCGCGAAGAAGGACCCGCTGGTCGAGCCCTTCGCCAAGCAGATGCTGGAGGCCGGCGCCACGGTCCCCAAGACCACCGCGTACGGCGAGATCCAGGCCTCGAAGGTCATCCCCGGCATGGTCCAGTCGATCCTCACCGGCAAGGCGTCCGTCCAGGACGCCGCGGACAAGGCCGCCAAGGACATGGACGCGATCTTCGCCAAGGACAAGTGA
- a CDS encoding chitosanase, whose translation MKRAGLLLLLVVAVATVAAYLLGDDADDGSGAAPPPGLAAPAKKELAHRLVSSAENSTLDWRGQYGYIEDIGDGRGYTAGLIGFCTGTSDLLGLVERYTKDHPGNRLARYLPALRKVDGSDSHEGLDPGFTEAWKAEAAEPAFREAQDRARDRGYFDPAVRLAKRDGLGTLGQFIYYDAMVMHGPGSGPRTFHGLREAALKQTATPSGGGEEKAYLDAFLDVRRAVMKREKGHHDTTRLDTAQRRFLRDGNLDLRTPLTWKVYGETYKVP comes from the coding sequence ATGAAACGCGCCGGTCTGCTGCTCCTCCTCGTCGTCGCCGTCGCCACGGTGGCCGCGTACCTCCTGGGCGACGACGCGGACGACGGCTCCGGGGCCGCCCCGCCGCCGGGCCTCGCCGCCCCCGCCAAGAAGGAGCTGGCGCACCGGCTCGTGTCGAGCGCGGAGAACTCGACGCTCGACTGGCGCGGCCAGTACGGCTACATCGAGGACATCGGCGACGGGCGGGGCTACACCGCCGGGCTCATCGGCTTCTGCACCGGCACGAGCGACCTGCTCGGCCTCGTCGAGCGCTACACGAAGGACCACCCGGGCAATCGGCTCGCCCGCTACCTCCCCGCCCTGCGGAAGGTCGACGGCAGCGACTCCCACGAGGGCCTGGACCCCGGCTTCACCGAGGCCTGGAAGGCGGAGGCCGCCGAGCCCGCGTTCCGCGAGGCCCAGGACCGGGCGCGCGACCGCGGCTACTTCGACCCCGCCGTGCGCCTCGCCAAGCGCGACGGGCTCGGCACGCTCGGCCAGTTCATCTACTACGACGCGATGGTCATGCACGGCCCCGGCTCCGGTCCGCGCACCTTCCACGGCCTGCGCGAGGCGGCTCTGAAGCAGACAGCCACGCCGTCCGGGGGCGGCGAGGAGAAGGCGTATCTCGACGCCTTCCTGGATGTGCGCCGTGCGGTGATGAAGCGGGAGAAGGGCCACCACGACACCACGCGCCTGGACACCGCGCAGCGCCGGTTCCTCAGGGACGGCAATCTGGACCTCAGGACGCCGCTGACGTGGAAGGTGTACGGGGAGACCTACAAGGTGCCCTAG